The Methylomonas koyamae genome has a segment encoding these proteins:
- a CDS encoding LolA family protein: protein MKSLPVLILWLYAAATQAEDALAAIKSRLAPAAIVHGHFRQEKHLKFLSRPLISEGEFTFQQQRGVIWKTVSPVESTLLVGDNRLLTSQGEQALPASFGRVFPAMLGGDLAALSEDFSTSAELQSDSWRLTLLPKDALLGKAIAAIYLAGDSELRSVEIRETNGNSSMIGFDRISHPVQLSPEQAAEFARLSP from the coding sequence ATGAAATCCTTACCAGTTTTAATCCTGTGGCTGTACGCCGCCGCAACCCAAGCCGAGGATGCATTGGCAGCCATCAAATCCCGGCTGGCGCCGGCGGCTATCGTCCACGGCCATTTCCGCCAGGAAAAACATCTGAAGTTTCTGAGCAGGCCGTTAATTTCGGAGGGCGAATTTACCTTCCAACAGCAGCGCGGCGTGATCTGGAAAACCGTCAGCCCGGTCGAATCGACACTACTGGTCGGCGATAACCGTTTATTGACCAGCCAGGGCGAACAAGCCCTGCCGGCCAGTTTCGGCCGGGTGTTTCCGGCCATGCTCGGCGGCGACTTGGCGGCGTTAAGCGAAGACTTCAGCACCAGCGCCGAATTGCAATCCGATTCCTGGCGACTAACCCTACTACCGAAAGATGCGCTGCTCGGCAAAGCCATCGCCGCCATTTACTTGGCCGGCGACAGCGAATTGCGCAGCGTGGAAATCCGGGAAACCAACGGCAACAGCTCGATGATCGGCTTCGACCGCATCAGCCACCCCGTCCAACTCAGCCCGGAACAGGCGGCCGAATTTGCGCGTTTATCGCCCTAA
- a CDS encoding MMPL family transporter, with protein sequence MRVYRPKLYAALWLLGMLGLAWLSLQNLKRDWLETGFLALLPQAEQRPEMANAIERHNQAVNRKVVWLVGAANAGQAVALAETVKTGLAASGLFADLTLQISQQQYRQSYQQLFAYRYQLLDSRTRQSLQQDPQRLVQENLETLYSPLGQWQAANLERDPLLLFGRYFAAQNPLQLNIEHDAVVVHDGPRAWALLIGELPDRDLKLDKLEQLLSLNQTLQQQARQQGGELLATGLPLFTAYGAHSAQQEISTIGIGSTLGVVLLLWLTFRSPRPLLLCCLAVASGLLAAWSLSLQIFPKLHIMTLVFGSSLIGVVVDYALHFFCDGLGLPHWTPRRGLSYVLPGIGFGLLTSLLGYAGLGFSPFPGLREMAVFSALGLVVSWLTVVMLFPVLLARFQPQHQFGMLSLAGYWQRSWPERLNRHRLSLSAAFALLLIGGLSQLQAQDDVRLLQSAPTAITAADAEIRRLLPIGRDNQFFLVTGANPSEWYQNEQRLLADLAPLCEQGKLRQYDAVSRHWPDPAQQAADYRLLQTGIYRPDFLQGYMRNLGFEQLAIDNEIRSFAAAAGQTLSLDDWLASANANLRQQWLGCNAEACRSIVSLTGIADLAPLKALAELPGVTWVDHVSQLSELFQRYRQRVTLLLAGVCGLILSILIYRLGWRHGLQVMAVPVLAMLTALATLGWLGELFTLFNLFALLLVLEVAVDYAVFFQMAAASADTIGKRDTTTLAVALSAFTTLLGYGLLATSSTAIVHAFGVTLAAGVGSAFLLAPLIGFNDKPAER encoded by the coding sequence TTGCGCGTTTATCGCCCTAAACTGTACGCGGCGCTGTGGCTGCTGGGCATGCTGGGCCTGGCCTGGCTCAGTCTGCAAAACCTAAAGCGCGATTGGCTGGAGACCGGCTTTCTGGCCTTACTGCCGCAAGCCGAACAACGCCCGGAGATGGCAAACGCCATCGAACGCCATAACCAGGCCGTCAACCGCAAAGTAGTCTGGCTGGTCGGCGCCGCCAACGCCGGCCAAGCCGTAGCGTTGGCCGAAACCGTCAAGACCGGCCTCGCCGCCAGCGGCCTGTTTGCCGATTTAACGCTGCAAATTTCGCAGCAGCAGTACCGGCAAAGCTACCAACAACTGTTCGCCTACCGCTACCAACTGTTGGACAGCCGGACCCGGCAAAGCTTGCAGCAAGACCCGCAGCGTTTGGTGCAAGAAAATCTGGAAACGCTATACAGCCCGCTCGGCCAGTGGCAGGCCGCCAATCTGGAACGCGACCCGCTATTGCTGTTCGGCCGTTACTTCGCCGCGCAAAACCCGCTGCAACTGAATATCGAACACGATGCCGTGGTGGTGCATGACGGACCACGAGCCTGGGCGCTGCTGATCGGCGAATTGCCCGACCGGGACTTGAAGCTGGATAAACTCGAGCAATTGCTGAGTCTGAACCAAACGCTGCAACAGCAAGCGCGTCAACAAGGCGGCGAGCTGCTGGCGACTGGCCTGCCCTTGTTTACCGCGTACGGCGCCCATTCCGCTCAGCAGGAAATATCGACCATCGGCATCGGTTCGACGCTGGGCGTGGTCCTACTGCTCTGGCTGACCTTCCGCAGCCCCCGGCCCTTGCTACTGTGCTGCCTGGCGGTCGCCAGCGGCTTGCTGGCAGCCTGGAGTCTGAGCCTGCAAATTTTCCCCAAACTGCACATCATGACCTTGGTGTTCGGCTCCAGCCTAATCGGCGTGGTAGTCGATTACGCCTTGCATTTTTTTTGCGACGGCCTCGGCCTGCCGCACTGGACTCCGCGCCGGGGCTTGAGTTACGTGCTGCCGGGCATCGGCTTCGGTTTGCTGACCAGTTTATTGGGTTACGCCGGCCTCGGCTTTTCGCCGTTTCCGGGCTTGCGGGAAATGGCCGTGTTCTCGGCCCTGGGCTTGGTCGTATCCTGGCTGACCGTGGTCATGCTGTTTCCGGTTCTGCTGGCCCGCTTCCAGCCACAGCACCAATTCGGCATGCTGAGTCTGGCCGGATACTGGCAACGCAGTTGGCCGGAACGGCTAAACCGCCATCGCCTAAGCCTGTCCGCCGCTTTCGCCCTGCTGCTGATCGGCGGCCTGAGCCAGTTGCAGGCCCAGGACGACGTTCGCCTGTTGCAAAGCGCCCCAACGGCCATTACCGCGGCGGACGCCGAAATCCGGCGGCTGTTACCTATCGGCCGCGATAACCAATTCTTCCTGGTCACCGGTGCCAACCCCAGCGAGTGGTACCAAAACGAGCAGCGCCTGCTCGCAGACTTGGCGCCGCTGTGCGAGCAAGGCAAGCTCAGGCAATACGACGCCGTCAGCCGACACTGGCCCGACCCGGCCCAGCAAGCCGCCGATTACCGCTTGCTGCAAACCGGGATTTACCGGCCGGATTTTTTGCAAGGCTATATGCGGAATCTGGGATTCGAGCAATTGGCCATCGATAACGAAATCCGCAGCTTCGCGGCCGCGGCCGGCCAAACCCTGAGCCTGGACGACTGGCTGGCAAGCGCCAACGCCAATCTGCGCCAGCAATGGCTGGGCTGCAACGCCGAGGCTTGCCGCAGCATCGTCAGTTTGACCGGCATCGCCGACCTGGCGCCGCTCAAAGCCCTGGCGGAATTGCCGGGCGTGACTTGGGTGGATCATGTGTCGCAGTTGTCGGAGTTATTCCAACGCTACCGGCAGCGGGTGACGCTACTGCTGGCCGGGGTATGCGGCTTGATCCTGAGCATTCTGATTTACCGGCTGGGCTGGCGCCACGGCTTACAGGTGATGGCGGTGCCGGTGTTGGCGATGCTGACCGCCTTGGCCACCTTAGGCTGGCTCGGCGAATTGTTCACGCTGTTCAATTTGTTCGCATTACTGCTAGTACTGGAAGTTGCGGTCGACTATGCGGTGTTTTTTCAGATGGCGGCGGCCTCCGCCGATACTATCGGCAAACGCGACACCACCACGCTGGCGGTGGCCTTGTCGGCGTTCACGACGTTGCTGGGTTACGGCTTGTTGGCAACCAGCTCGACCGCCATCGTCCACGCCTTCGGCGTAACTTTGGCCGCCGGCGTCGGCAGCGCGTTCCTGCTGGCACCGCTAATCGGTTTTAACGACAAACCGGCAGAGCGATGA
- a CDS encoding intermembrane phospholipid transport protein YdbH family protein, with protein MPALLIIVGATVWSQRHPLGERLLLHALQFSPLAGPELSGLSFDGKQVQLERFGFRLETAAGPLQVTLQNVAAGYRLEPLSVEAIDIGHAVLKLDYQAADTATDAAADESTGRLPLPPLRVANLDLQIATPWGDSRFNGRAQFGPSPQTAYQLTLEDGRHSLTLNAAADAADFGLALASANGARILALDGSGLGGPDAKLNLSGKLGDIAAWLQSTPLLPATLRPTGAPAALAAQLGNSRLNLELHSADGFAHSQAKLSLARDKNVLAAAKAAISLPPQPAADITGRLALSAGEAFDLTKPWLPETARSWSVASGQIEAAWQLHWQTQLKRGTAKLDIGDLSLTAGPARLQHSDIHLAIPELADGTTELSARIRTLELGEGLTGRDLELDAAYREPELALKRARLAIFGGQLELVPGTFDISQMPLALTLKAQQIDLAQLLASLHYPQLSGTGSVDGELPLKLATGSIELQDGALRGTRPGTLRYQSPADDGNLAFQALRNLVYHRLQAQLNYQPSGDYRIGLRLEGHNPEVLSGHPLAFNLNISGQLPELLRRGLVTGNFERAILEQVGQQPAETPPAQPAGKP; from the coding sequence GTGCCGGCGCTACTGATAATTGTCGGGGCCACGGTCTGGAGCCAGCGCCATCCGCTTGGCGAACGGCTATTGCTCCACGCCTTGCAATTTAGTCCGCTGGCCGGGCCAGAATTGTCCGGCCTGAGCTTCGACGGCAAGCAGGTGCAACTGGAACGGTTCGGTTTTAGGCTGGAAACGGCCGCCGGCCCGCTGCAAGTCACGCTACAAAACGTCGCCGCCGGCTATCGGCTCGAACCGCTAAGCGTGGAAGCCATCGACATCGGCCACGCGGTATTGAAACTGGACTACCAAGCTGCCGATACCGCAACCGACGCAGCTGCGGACGAGAGCACCGGCCGCTTGCCGTTGCCGCCGCTGCGCGTCGCCAACCTGGACTTGCAAATCGCCACGCCCTGGGGCGACAGCCGTTTCAACGGCCGCGCTCAGTTCGGACCAAGCCCGCAAACGGCGTATCAATTGACGCTCGAAGACGGCCGGCACAGCCTGACCCTGAATGCGGCCGCCGACGCCGCCGATTTCGGCTTGGCTTTAGCGAGCGCGAACGGCGCCCGGATTCTGGCGCTGGACGGCTCCGGCCTCGGCGGCCCGGACGCCAAGCTGAACCTGAGCGGCAAACTCGGCGACATCGCCGCCTGGCTGCAAAGCACGCCGCTGCTGCCGGCCACGCTCAGGCCGACCGGCGCGCCGGCGGCCTTGGCCGCGCAACTCGGCAATAGCCGATTAAACCTGGAATTGCATAGCGCCGACGGCTTCGCCCACAGCCAGGCCAAGTTGTCGCTGGCCCGCGATAAAAACGTTCTGGCGGCAGCCAAAGCCGCGATCAGCCTGCCACCGCAGCCCGCCGCCGACATTACCGGCCGATTGGCGCTATCCGCCGGCGAAGCCTTCGACTTGACCAAACCGTGGCTACCCGAAACCGCCCGCAGTTGGAGCGTCGCCTCCGGCCAGATCGAAGCCGCTTGGCAACTGCATTGGCAAACGCAGCTCAAGCGCGGCACAGCCAAGCTGGATATCGGCGATCTGTCGTTAACCGCGGGACCGGCGCGCTTGCAGCACAGCGATATCCATTTGGCCATCCCGGAACTTGCCGACGGCACCACCGAACTTAGCGCCCGGATTCGGACGCTGGAATTGGGCGAGGGCTTGACCGGCCGCGACCTGGAACTCGACGCCGCCTACCGCGAGCCCGAGTTGGCGCTGAAGCGGGCGCGTCTCGCCATCTTCGGCGGCCAACTGGAACTGGTGCCGGGTACGTTCGACATCAGCCAAATGCCGTTAGCCTTGACCCTGAAAGCGCAGCAAATCGATCTGGCGCAACTGTTGGCCAGCCTGCATTATCCGCAACTGTCCGGAACCGGCAGCGTCGACGGCGAACTGCCGTTAAAACTGGCGACCGGCAGCATCGAACTGCAGGACGGCGCGTTGCGCGGCACCCGTCCCGGCACCTTGCGTTACCAAAGCCCGGCCGACGACGGCAACCTGGCGTTTCAAGCGTTGCGCAACCTGGTTTACCATCGCTTGCAAGCTCAATTAAACTACCAGCCCAGCGGCGATTACCGGATCGGCCTGCGTCTGGAAGGCCACAACCCGGAAGTCCTGTCCGGCCACCCGCTGGCTTTTAACCTGAACATCAGCGGCCAATTGCCGGAGCTGCTGCGCCGCGGTCTGGTGACCGGCAATTTCGAACGCGCGATACTGGAACAAGTCGGCCAACAACCGGCCGAAACGCCACCCGCCCAGCCCGCTGGGAAACCATAA
- a CDS encoding YnbE family lipoprotein has product MKFATQYLLPIWAVWALAGCSPSVKLEAPDKPIEINMNVKIEHEIRLKVEKDVDDLISSQKGLF; this is encoded by the coding sequence ATGAAATTCGCAACGCAGTACCTACTGCCGATCTGGGCCGTCTGGGCACTGGCGGGATGCTCGCCGTCCGTCAAACTCGAAGCCCCGGACAAACCGATCGAGATCAATATGAACGTCAAGATCGAACACGAAATCCGCTTGAAAGTGGAAAAAGACGTCGACGATTTAATTTCCAGCCAAAAAGGCCTGTTTTAA
- a CDS encoding YdbL family protein: MLGKFARSLVSALALSLLLLSSATAADLAQLKAAGVVGERSNGLLGLVKPDAPADVKAFVDNINAQRQAEYQRIAAKNGVTADEVAKLTAQKVINQAAPGQFVDTGAGWQQR, translated from the coding sequence ATGTTAGGTAAATTCGCACGTTCCCTGGTGTCCGCCCTGGCTCTGAGCTTACTGTTGCTTAGCTCAGCCACCGCCGCCGATCTGGCGCAACTGAAAGCCGCCGGCGTTGTCGGCGAACGCAGCAACGGCCTGCTCGGCTTAGTCAAACCCGACGCTCCGGCCGACGTCAAAGCCTTCGTCGACAACATCAACGCCCAGCGCCAGGCCGAATACCAACGCATCGCCGCCAAGAACGGCGTCACCGCCGACGAAGTGGCAAAACTGACCGCGCAAAAAGTCATCAACCAAGCCGCGCCGGGCCAGTTTGTCGATACCGGGGCGGGGTGGCAGCAGCGTTGA
- a CDS encoding pentapeptide repeat-containing protein, whose amino-acid sequence MAATNTRRVLDWLNTARRDRSAEWRAQADAAKTAQDETRETALSDAKALLDDSSQKNRNLFVGFLGVLLYTLVMTLAITDQDLLMGRMSMKIPLIDLGLPPLAWFSVVPVLFLLLHIDLLHNLDEHLNKLLQWRELNGGTLDRRQMQPFFYDFAFAYPNERIIGKLLDWFVWFLIYLLPIFTLLVVQVRFGAYQNQLLSAVHWALVMADIGAYGLFYHNWRVANGRRLESRVAKLRQKLIDTFVCLLLLLLLLWQAEGGWNNMPNEVPSELNGDQVYRAFRTLGNALKFSDHSYFVIAAYAVVGVIPTIAAVFVPQLRGGCLRALLWLSVFCLGLTSWFCQAWALSATNKIIRDTINQPLAALLPRLVVTSHILSSVDDNEKRMLQMVADYQTAENLPDNKRAKASDINSAVEQAGRNSLARQWWQQGARLDWRERSFNFADFSGSMMARADLSGSSLQGAVLFEAHLQGARLRRCKLQNANLLGAQLQESTFDEALLVGASLREANLQNSISISVQMQFADLANASLENADFVLAKLQGAILTGAQLEGVLLLSANLQGADLSHASLEGASLTNSLLTGTDFFQAQLQGANLAGAKLSGANFKRAQLHGISCDWSSVRALQRENFGARKISTDEDRYCFFSITNQPNFLHQAICGELTENMAKAIREHWYDRVPYELVQKWAKQGHPCAEPPKAAEPASAPGETPRANPKKKSKVG is encoded by the coding sequence ATGGCAGCGACAAACACCCGTCGCGTTTTAGATTGGCTAAACACCGCTCGCCGCGACCGCAGCGCCGAATGGCGGGCGCAAGCAGACGCGGCCAAAACCGCTCAAGACGAAACACGGGAGACGGCGCTGTCGGATGCCAAGGCCTTGCTCGACGATTCATCACAGAAGAACCGCAATCTGTTCGTCGGCTTTCTAGGCGTGCTGCTTTATACGCTGGTAATGACCCTGGCGATTACCGACCAGGATTTGTTGATGGGGCGGATGTCGATGAAAATCCCGCTGATCGACCTGGGCCTACCGCCTTTGGCCTGGTTCAGCGTGGTGCCGGTGTTGTTTTTGTTGCTGCATATCGATCTATTGCACAACCTGGACGAACACCTCAACAAGCTGCTGCAGTGGCGGGAACTTAACGGCGGAACACTGGACCGCCGGCAAATGCAACCCTTCTTTTACGACTTTGCCTTTGCCTACCCCAACGAGCGCATCATCGGCAAATTGCTGGACTGGTTCGTCTGGTTTCTGATTTATCTGCTGCCGATCTTTACGCTGCTGGTGGTGCAGGTGCGCTTTGGTGCCTATCAAAACCAATTGTTGTCGGCGGTGCATTGGGCCTTGGTGATGGCGGACATTGGTGCTTACGGTTTGTTTTACCACAATTGGCGGGTTGCCAATGGCCGGCGGCTTGAAAGCCGCGTTGCCAAACTGCGCCAAAAGCTAATCGATACATTTGTTTGCCTTCTATTGCTACTGTTGCTGCTTTGGCAAGCCGAGGGCGGTTGGAACAATATGCCGAACGAAGTACCCAGCGAACTTAATGGTGATCAAGTTTATCGGGCGTTTAGAACGTTAGGCAACGCGTTAAAATTTTCCGATCATTCGTATTTTGTTATCGCGGCTTATGCCGTCGTCGGCGTGATACCAACCATCGCCGCAGTGTTTGTGCCACAGTTGCGCGGAGGTTGCTTACGCGCCTTGCTTTGGCTCAGTGTATTTTGCCTGGGTCTGACCAGCTGGTTTTGCCAGGCCTGGGCCTTGTCAGCTACTAACAAAATTATTCGAGATACCATAAACCAACCCTTGGCAGCGCTACTGCCGCGCCTTGTTGTGACTAGCCATATTCTCAGTTCGGTGGACGATAATGAAAAGCGTATGCTGCAAATGGTGGCGGACTATCAAACAGCCGAAAACTTGCCAGACAACAAAAGAGCCAAAGCTAGCGATATTAACTCAGCGGTCGAACAAGCAGGTCGTAACTCACTAGCCAGACAATGGTGGCAGCAAGGCGCTCGACTGGATTGGCGCGAGCGGTCATTCAATTTCGCGGATTTTAGCGGCAGTATGATGGCGCGAGCAGACCTATCGGGCTCCAGTTTACAGGGTGCCGTCCTCTTTGAGGCGCATCTCCAGGGTGCTCGCCTTCGCAGATGTAAGCTTCAAAATGCTAACCTTCTTGGAGCTCAACTGCAGGAAAGTACATTCGACGAAGCCCTATTAGTAGGCGCTTCTCTGAGAGAAGCCAATTTGCAAAACTCCATTTCAATCAGTGTTCAAATGCAATTCGCAGACCTCGCAAATGCGTCTCTAGAAAACGCTGATTTTGTGCTCGCAAAACTACAGGGCGCGATTCTTACAGGAGCTCAATTAGAGGGTGTACTTCTTCTGAGCGCAAATTTGCAAGGCGCAGATTTAAGTCATGCCAGCCTAGAGGGCGCATCGTTAACTAACTCGTTGTTAACAGGAACAGATTTCTTTCAGGCTCAACTTCAAGGCGCTAATCTTGCGGGAGCCAAACTGTCTGGAGCTAATTTCAAGAGAGCTCAACTTCATGGTATAAGCTGCGATTGGTCTTCTGTAAGGGCTCTGCAACGAGAAAATTTTGGCGCGCGAAAAATATCCACTGATGAAGATCGATATTGCTTTTTCAGTATAACCAATCAACCCAACTTTCTTCATCAAGCCATTTGCGGCGAACTAACCGAAAACATGGCTAAAGCCATTCGCGAGCATTGGTACGACAGGGTCCCTTACGAATTGGTCCAGAAATGGGCCAAACAAGGCCATCCGTGCGCCGAACCACCTAAAGCGGCGGAGCCGGCCAGCGCCCCGGGGGAGACGCCAAGGGCAAATCCGAAGAAAAAATCCAAAGTTGGATAA
- the nifH gene encoding nitrogenase iron protein yields the protein MAKLRQCAIYGKGGIGKSTTTQNLVAALAEAGKKVMIVGCDPKADSTRLILHSKAQTTIMHLAAEAGSVEDLELEDVLKVGYGDVKCVESGGPEPGVGCAGRGVITAINFLEEEGAYDEDLDFVFYDVLGDVVCGGFAMPIRENKAQEIYIVCSGEMMAMYAANNIAKGIVKYANSGGVRLAGLICNSRQTAREDELIMELARQMGTQMIHFVPRDNVVQRAEIRRMTVIEYEPTAKQADEYRALAQKVLHNKNLVIPTPISMDELEELLMNFGLMEEEDENLVGKTAAEE from the coding sequence ATGGCGAAACTACGTCAATGCGCTATTTACGGTAAAGGTGGTATCGGTAAATCCACCACTACCCAAAACCTGGTTGCCGCTCTGGCGGAAGCCGGTAAAAAAGTGATGATCGTCGGCTGCGACCCTAAAGCCGACTCTACTCGCTTGATCCTGCACTCAAAAGCTCAAACCACCATCATGCACTTGGCTGCTGAAGCCGGTAGCGTCGAGGATTTGGAATTGGAAGACGTGTTGAAAGTCGGTTACGGCGATGTCAAATGCGTTGAATCGGGCGGTCCTGAGCCAGGAGTCGGTTGCGCCGGCCGTGGCGTTATCACCGCGATCAACTTCCTGGAAGAAGAAGGCGCTTACGACGAAGACCTCGACTTCGTGTTCTACGACGTATTGGGCGACGTAGTCTGCGGCGGTTTCGCGATGCCTATCCGCGAAAACAAAGCCCAAGAAATTTACATCGTTTGCTCAGGCGAGATGATGGCTATGTACGCGGCCAACAACATCGCCAAAGGTATCGTCAAATACGCCAACTCAGGCGGCGTGCGTTTGGCCGGCTTGATCTGCAACTCTCGCCAAACCGCTCGCGAAGACGAACTGATCATGGAGTTGGCAAGACAAATGGGCACGCAAATGATCCACTTCGTACCGCGCGACAACGTTGTACAACGGGCCGAAATCCGTCGTATGACCGTTATCGAGTACGAACCCACCGCGAAACAAGCCGACGAATACCGCGCCTTGGCTCAAAAAGTTCTGCACAACAAAAACCTGGTGATCCCTACTCCGATCAGCATGGACGAGTTGGAAGAGTTGTTGATGAACTTCGGTCTGATGGAAGAAGAAGACGAGAACTTGGTCGGTAAAACCGCCGCCGAAGAATAG
- the nifD gene encoding nitrogenase molybdenum-iron protein alpha chain, translated as MAAMTREETEALIAEVLEVYPEKAKKDRAKHLAVNDQSLEKSNKCITSNRKSLPGVMTIRGCAYAGSKGVVWGPIKDMIHISHGPVGCGQYSRAGRRNYYVGTTGVNTFGTMNFTSDFQEKDIVFGGDKKLAKCIDEIEALFPLHKGISVQSECPIGLIGDDIEAVSKNKAKDIGKTVVPVRCEGFRGVSQSLGHHIANDAIRDWVLDKRDGDDSFPTTPYDVAVIGDYNIGGDAWASRTLLEEMGLRVVAQWSGDGTIAEIEKTPKVKLNLIHCYRSMNYIARHMEEKYSIPWIEYNFFGPTKIAESLRRIAAHFDDTIKEGAERVIARYQAEYEAVIAKYKPRLQGKKVMLYIGGLRPRHVIGAYEDLGMEVVGTGYEFGHNDDYDRTIKEMGNATLLYDDVTGYEFEEFVKKVKPDLVGSGIKEKYIFQKMGIPFRQMHSWDYSGPYHGYDGFAIFARDMDMTLNNPCWKQIQVPWKKAESESEAVKAVA; from the coding sequence ATGGCAGCCATGACAAGAGAAGAGACGGAAGCGCTGATCGCAGAAGTGCTGGAAGTCTATCCCGAGAAAGCCAAGAAAGACCGCGCCAAGCACTTGGCGGTCAACGATCAAAGCTTGGAAAAATCCAATAAATGCATTACCTCTAACCGGAAATCCCTGCCGGGCGTAATGACCATTCGCGGTTGCGCTTACGCCGGCTCGAAAGGCGTGGTTTGGGGCCCGATCAAGGACATGATCCACATTTCCCACGGCCCTGTCGGTTGCGGCCAATATTCCCGCGCCGGCCGCCGTAACTATTATGTCGGTACCACTGGTGTCAACACCTTCGGTACGATGAACTTCACTTCGGATTTCCAAGAGAAAGACATCGTCTTCGGCGGCGACAAAAAGCTGGCCAAATGTATCGACGAGATCGAAGCCTTGTTCCCGTTGCACAAAGGGATTTCCGTGCAATCCGAGTGCCCGATCGGTCTGATCGGCGACGACATCGAGGCCGTTTCCAAAAACAAAGCCAAAGACATCGGTAAAACCGTGGTTCCGGTGCGTTGCGAAGGTTTCCGCGGCGTATCCCAATCTTTGGGCCACCATATCGCCAACGACGCGATCCGCGACTGGGTGCTGGACAAACGCGACGGCGACGATAGCTTCCCGACCACCCCGTACGACGTAGCCGTGATCGGCGACTACAACATCGGCGGCGACGCTTGGGCCTCGCGTACCTTGTTGGAAGAAATGGGTCTGCGCGTCGTAGCGCAATGGTCCGGCGACGGCACCATCGCCGAGATCGAAAAAACTCCGAAAGTGAAGCTGAACCTGATTCACTGCTACCGTTCGATGAACTACATCGCCCGCCACATGGAAGAGAAGTACAGCATCCCCTGGATCGAGTACAACTTCTTCGGCCCGACCAAAATCGCCGAAAGCTTGCGCAGAATCGCCGCCCACTTCGACGACACGATCAAAGAAGGCGCAGAACGCGTGATCGCCCGCTACCAAGCCGAGTACGAAGCGGTTATCGCCAAGTACAAACCGCGCCTGCAAGGCAAAAAAGTCATGCTGTACATCGGCGGCTTGCGTCCGCGCCACGTCATCGGTGCCTACGAAGACTTGGGTATGGAAGTGGTCGGTACCGGTTACGAGTTCGGTCACAACGACGACTACGACCGTACCATTAAGGAAATGGGCAACGCGACCTTGTTGTACGACGACGTCACCGGCTACGAATTCGAAGAGTTCGTCAAAAAAGTTAAACCCGATTTGGTCGGCTCCGGCATCAAAGAAAAGTACATTTTCCAAAAAATGGGTATCCCATTCCGGCAAATGCACTCCTGGGATTATTCAGGCCCTTACCACGGCTACGACGGCTTCGCCATCTTCGCCCGCGATATGGACATGACCCTGAACAACCCTTGCTGGAAACAAATTCAGGTGCCCTGGAAAAAAGCCGAATCCGAAAGCGAAGCGGTTAAAGCAGTCGCGTAA